CGACTCTGGGTCTGCTGAGTTCCTTCATGAAATGCGAATTAAAGCTTCAGCCAAGTTGACTCTGTTGCATTCTATGCTTAAGATTTTGCACAAAGAGGGTCACAGAGTCCTCATCTTTTCACAGATGACCAAGCTGCTAGATATCCTTGAGGATTATTTGGCCATAGAATTTGGACCTAAAACATATGAGAGAGTAGACGGCTCTGTTTCAGTGACTGAGCGTCAATCTGCAATTGCGCGTTTTAACCAAGATCAAAGCCGATTTGTCTTTTTGTTATCAACACGCTCTTGCGGCCTTGGTATCAATTTGGCAACAGCAGACACTGTCATTATCTATGATTCTGATTTCAACCCGCACGCTGATATTCAAGCTATGAATCGAGCACATCGAATTGGACAGTCAAAACGACTTTTGGTGTATAGGCTTGTTGTTCGTGCTAGTGTTGAAGAGCGCATCTTGCAGCTTGCAAAGAAGAAACTTATGCTTGATCagctttttgtgaacaagtcggGATCCCAAAAAGAAGTGGAGGATATTATAAAATGGGGAACTGAGGAGCTTTTTAATGATTCTCCAAGCACTGATGGAAAAGATACCGATGAAAATAACAGTAACAAAGATGAGGCAGTGGCAGATGTTGAGCATAAGCATAGGAAGCGGACTGGTGGCTTAGGGGATGTGTATACAGATAAATGTACCGATAGCAGCAACAAGATTGTATGGGATGAAAGTGCAATTTCAAAGTTACTTGACCGTTCAGACCTGCAGTCTGGTTCAAGTGATATTGCTGAAGGAGAAATGGAAAATGATATGCTTGGCTCAGTAAAGGTAAACTACATGTTGAATTTATCTAATGCATTTATTAAGCTTTTTTTCGATTAGAAgttcattgttttcatttttgttgcaTGCATATTGGTCTTGTTATCCTACTTTAtgctgtttttttctttcttgaaaaTTACCATAAAGACTGATGGTCAGCAGATTTGGAAATTTGATTCTCGTCTGCGTTGTTTATCTCATAAAGTTTCTAACTTATATTTTAACCAGGCCACTGAATGGAATGAGGAGCCTGCTGAAGAGCAGGGAGTTGAATCATCTCCAGGTGCAAGTGATGATACTGGGGTACCAAATACTGAAAGGACAGAGGATAGCGTGGTTACGGAAGAAAATGAATGGGACAGACTTTTGCGTCTTAGGTAACAAATTCTTCTGTAACCCATGGTCACTGTTCCATGTGTTATCACAGCGTAATCTGCTAATTGATATTCTGCATCCAAACTTTAATGTTTCTGATGAGGTTTCCTGTGTACCAAGTGCTTTCCATCTCCCATTTTCTTGATTTATTAAGGACTTACTTGCATTTTGTTGGATTTATAGATGGGAGAAATATCAAAGTGAGGAAGAAGCAGCTCTTGGTCGTGGGAAGCGCCTGCGGAAAGCTGTTTCTTACAGGGAAGCATATGCTGCACACCCAACTGAAACATTGAGTGAGGTACTCAGAGTTAGATATATGCTTGATTGAAGCATGTTGCTTCTTCTACTCTACCTTTCTTTTGTATCTGCACTTTCACATTGCTGCTGAAAATGTCGCTAAGAAAAAactttcgttttgttttttcaaCAGTAGATGCACTTGGACCATCTGGGAAAATTATTTACTGCATAGTTACTTTGGGTTAAGTTTCTTATTTGCAATGGTCTAATTGGTTGCATGTAAGCAGGGTGCTGACGAGGAGCATGAGCCCGAACCAGAGCCAGAGAGGGAGTACACACCTGCTGGACGAGCTTTAAAGGACAAGTTGTAAGTTCAGATCTCCTTCTAGTAGTTCCAAGTAGTTCTACCATAATTGCTTTAGTTCAGCAGCTTTGCAGTGTACCTAGTTGTGTTCTGTAAAAGGGATATACATGTGTAACTTTCACATTTTCGAAAGATGCACTATTCATTTGAGTCAAGCATCCTTTGCTACGTGGGTCAGGCTTTGATAGTTTAAATGATTTTAGAACTGGAGCCTTAATATATGGATTATCAAATCTGAAAATCTCTATGAACTATTTGGTGGATTGCGGATCTCGTtaattacttttatttttactcaACAGTGCTAAGCTCCGAGCTAGACAAAAAGAGCGGCTTGCTCAGAGGAATGCAGTTGAAGAACCTCAACCTAGTGAGGGACCGCCTGAGTCACTTCCTCAGGGTCCCACCAACACTTCCAAAGATGGGGATCAAGCAACTGAATTAGTTCAGTTTTTCAGAGAGAGACCTTCAGTAATTGACTTGGAGGACGATAAGTTAGATGCTCCAAGGGCCAAGACTGATTCTCCCTCACGATTGGGCCGGCTATTGAAGCATAAAAACAGTCACCTTGATCTTTCTGGTAATTCTCTTGACTACATGTCACCTGACATGTTCCTTCCCAGTCACCAGGTTCCGGGAACAAGCTTACTGCCCTCAAATAATTTATTACCTGTTCTGGGACTCTGTGCTCCCAATGCTAGTCAAATAGGATCATCAAATAAGAAATTCTCAAGGTCAAACGGCAGACAAAAAGGAGGTCGGCCAGAGTTTCCATTTAGTTTGGCTCCTCGGTCTGGGACTTTGAATGAGACAGAAGTAAATGGTGATGACACGAAACTATCAGATGCACCAGCTGAAGTATTACATCTCAAGAATAAGTTGAATAGCATCCCAAATGGTGGTTTCCCATTTAGGCCGGtacatactctctctctctctctctctctctctctctctctctctgtctctgtctctgtgcgtgtgtgagaaaatttgtTGATGCATGACCACAATGCTTGGTCTGTTTGCAGTATCCTCCGACTTTTGAAGGAAATAGTCATAATCGTCCAGAAAGTTCCAGTGCTTCCTTTTCTGATTTCCAAGAAAAGATGGCATTGCCTAACTTACCATTCGATGCGAAATTGCTACCAAGATTCCCACTTGGAGCAAAGAGCATGCTGAGTCCACATCTGGACTTCTTACCTAACCTATCATTAGGTAGCAGACTTGAATCTGCTGGTGGATCCTTGCAAGAACTTCCAACAATGTCATTGTTTCCAAATTTACAGTTGCCACCAGATGCACCCAGATATAATCAGCAAGACAGAGATGTGCCTCCCTCATTGGGTTTGGGGCACATGCCAACTAATTTTCCGTCTTTACCTGATAACCACCGGAAGGTGCTTGAAAACATAATGATGAGGACCGGTCCTGGATCGAGCAacttatttaaaaagaaatttaaagcAGATATCTGGACGGAAGATGAACTTGATTATCTATGGATTGGTGTTCGTAGGCATGGAAGGGGCAATTGGGATGCAATGCTGAGAGACCCAAGGTTGAAGTTCTCAAAGTTTAAAACTTCAGAAGATTTGTCAGCTAGGTGGGAGGAGGAACAACTCAAGATTTTAGACGGGTCAGCTTTTGCAGTGTCTAAGTCAACCAAAAGGGCTGCCAAATCCTCACAGTTTCCAAGCATATCTGATGGAATGATGGCACGGGCACTGCGTGGTAGTAGACTTGTTACACCACCAAAGTTTCAATCCCATTTGACAGATATAAAGCTGGGTTTTACTGATCTTTCATCTGGCTTTCCACATTTTGAATCATCAGATAGACTCGGTTTGCAAAATGAGCAATATCCCCCTATTCCATCTTGGTTTCATGATAAATTCAGGACTAATTTTTCCGGAGATTCCGCTGCTGTAGCTTCTGACAGAGCAGGGACTTCTTCCAGTGTTCCTGCTGAGCAGCCATTTGTTGTCACTTCTTTTGGTACCAGTTGCTTGGGTTCGTTTGGAGGCTTGAATTCCTCAAGCAGCTATGATGTGCAGAAGAATGAAGATGAACAGGGTGGCCATAGGTACGGGAAGTTGCCTTGTCTGCTTGATAGATCACTGGATGCCCTACGTGATATGAATAATAATTTGGCAAGAGGTGAACCCTCCAGTTCGGGATTGCTGCCTAATCTCAAGAGAGGAatcttaaagggagatgatgtTGCTGGAAGTAGTTCTTCAAAGGACACGCTACCCCATTGGCTACGGGAAGCTGTAAGTGCTCCTGCTAAACCCCCAGTACCTGACCTGCCACCCACAGTGTCGGCAATAGCTCAATCCGTCCGGTTGTTATATGGGGAGGATAAGCGAACTATTCCTCCATTTGTGATTCCCGGCCCACCTCCTTCGCTACCAAAGGATCCAAGACGGAGtctaaagaagaaaagaaagctgAAATCACATCTATTCAGGCGGGTTCAACTAGATGCTGGAAGCAGCCAGGACTTTCAGAGCAGGCACTTTGGTGACAATGCTTCAAGCTCCACTCCTATGGCCCCATCATTTCCATTTCTTTCACAAGCAATGGCTGCAACTTCAGGCTTTTCACGGATTGAATCCGACCTCAGTGAGCCTCTGCGTTTAAATGTGGTAAACCCATCATCTGCAGCGCCACATCTGAATCAGCAcaagaaaacaaccatgggattGTCGCCTTCCCCTGAAGTGCTTCAATTGGTAGCATCCTGTGTTGCTCCAGGTTCACACCTGTCAGCAGCTTCCGGCATGACAAGCTCAAGCGTCCGTGACACAAAACCCTCATTGCCGAACTCTGTTGACCAAGTGGAACTCTTGGGCTCTCAAACTGCGACTGCAGTGGTAAGAACGGAGGCTAAGCAGGGCTCGCCTGTTAGAACGTGTGATACTCAAAGTGCGGATTCTAGCAAGACAGAGTCAGATCCCTCCAGGACAGAACAACCCGATGTAGAGGAAATTTCTTCTGAGGGCACTGTCTCGGATCATCCCATGAGTGATAGAGAATCTTAGCTGTAATATGCGGAGCGAAGATTAGAACATAAATATTCTTTCGTGCTATTCAAGGCTCCGTCGTGCTTAAAATTTTGTAGGTCTCTTGTAGTGCACGATAAACTAGCCGGATATAGGGTTGTTTTAGGATAATTGTGTAAAGCTCATGTAAGAGAATGAAAGTATAGTGTTGTTGCCTTCTTTTGCAATGTATGTATCGATGGagctttcttcctccttgtgGTCTCATCAATGAGGTCTGATTACTGAAAACAATGGCTGGTTTTGGACTTTGAAATCTCTGGTGACCGTTCCATTTGGCGGTCTTGTGAACTGTTGATTTGTTTATAGTTGAATGAGAGGAGTTGCTGCTTTGTGCAACCAAATCTCCACTGCTTTTgtgtatattttgttttgtttggttaaGTGATAAAGGTTCATCAGAAGAAGTTCGATATGACTATACTATTTTTATTGTCTTATacgttttttttatttctggtCATTCAATGGAATAAAGTAAACGAAAACAATGAATAAGATTACACAAGCGCGTgtgtgaagaaaaaaagaagttcGATATAACTATACTATTTTTATTGTCTTATACACTTTTTTATTTCTGGTCATTCAATGGAATAAACTAAACGAAAATAATGAATAAGATTACACAAGCGCGTGTGTGAAGAAAAAAACGATGCGtggttattatttttcttcttttaccaTGACCGATTGTGGAAAGAAAAGTGATTTCCGTAACTTCCTTTTTGAACAATTTGCACTCATCCATCTAATTTTTTATGTGTTAGTTCTTTTCTGATTTCCAAAACTTCTATGGTGGTAGGGCTCCCCCCATCTACTAACTGGTGAGAAAGCAAAAGTAGTCACAAATTTTGTCATTTGTTTTGCTTGGGGGTCAAAATTTTCATGTGAACCTAGCAATGGGACGATGATACAAATTTAATTTGGAATTTTGCTATCTTTTGTCCTTGCAAATCTTATTTTCTGAACTGACTTGACATCAGCAAAACatcacaaaaacaaattaaaaaaaaaaaatcacaaatcaaagaaaatgaagaacgaatataaaaagaagaaaaaataagaaGGTGAAAATTGATCATCAAACTATTATCTACTAGTCAGCACAATAATTAACTACTGGTACAAAAATGTATAAGCTTAGCTAGCTACCCCATCATCATCAActacccctctctctctctctctctctagaaatctCAGATGCCAGCCTCTACCAATATACAAAATACCCATTACATCCAAGTCAAAGATTACAAGCTCAAgctcaaaatatatatatatatatatatatatatataattctagTGAGGAGTGGTGGTGATTAGCCTTGGAGTAGAAGCTGAGTTTCCTGAGGGGTTGGCCACAAACCTGGAGGAAAATGCACAGAACTTGAAGTAATCTTGGTCATCCAACAAGTTCCCACATCCACTGGCATCAAAGTTGAGAGAATAGCTCAGTGGATCATAGTGGCACTGCAGTGAACGTTGCCTACTAGCTGCAGCCCTTACCCTTCTCCTATGTTTCCTTAGCTTCCTCACCAGTTTGCTTAGACAAGTGCAGTGGGATGATGAGACATTGATACACCAACTGGCGGCTGCAGCGGCGGCGGTGGCTGTGGTGGTGCCACCTTCTCGGCCACGGGTCTTGGTGGGGCAAGTGGTTTTGGGCCAAGAAATAAGCCACATCGTGAAAATATGGAACTTCTCTagtttttttgagaaatttggagTTAGTGAGTTGAAAATGATTACAGCGAATGATGTGGTGATGGAAGTGAGTTTGGATGCGTGCATATATGGAGGGGTGAGAGGGAGGTGTTATCTCacttttaaaagtaaaaaataaaaataaaaaaaataaaaaaaattgataaattaaaaaaaaagttgcatgCAAAGCCAAATTTTTGAATGGTTTTGTGGTACTTTTCAATGTATAAAAAATGTATCATCCACATCACAGAAAGCCAATGTGAACCTTTTTAATTTGGTTTCGATGACCAAATTCGGAGGTTGCTAAATTATAGTTTGATAATCAAACTTTATGAGTAATTTTATTGGTTTAATCTATCATtctcattaaaataaaaaataaaataaaaaagtttggtTTCAGACATTATTTCTCGAGCACATCTAAATcacaattaaattattaaagttAATATTTCATTTGGGGTATAAAATGAAAGTTCATTGGTGGTTGGTGCGAATTTCATTTAACAAATACACTTTAATTAAGAGACTTTAGAATTTAAAGTATATCGTATAAGTATGTCATAACATTTGTAAAAAGTATGTGAAACGTTTAATTTAATGAACTCGACCTACAGGTGAACTCAACAATTCAAGGATTACAACGTGTTCATATGCTTTGTAGAGAATCTGTGTTTGTTATATCTGAATGTGATTATGAGATTAGGGAGAAACTACTGTCGTTAAGTTGAGCGTAAAAGCAAGGTTAACTTATGTGGATCACTAACCACCATGATTAAGAGAAAAATGATTAAAGCAAGTGTAGGAAGTGACGCAGTGAGGCAGTGGCATCCCAATCCAGTCTTTGTCAGAGAGCAGAGAAATAATTTGACTGAAAGAACACAAGTGGCCAGCCTCGGTTGGTATAATATTCTTTGCATAGGTCCCACCTATCAAACCAAACTGTCAACGATCAAAGATCTGAATCTgtaattttataatgttagcaaaCAAAAATAAGTTAATTATTAGAATTATTTGAGAACTATCTTTAtattaatttctatttttttatattaattcttcaactcattcaatTTGATGGACAGAAATTAAGATAAATGTGTGgaagataaataaaaatgtatagATAGCACCACTTAATGTTTTACATGCTCTTGATAGTAAATGACTAAATGATAATTACAATCCCGTAGGAGAGAGAGCTAGAAAGAAAATAGTTACAGAGCCCGCAAAAGACTTGCATTCACCATTGCATATAAATTTCATTAAGTGTTGTatactattctaaaaatcctcGCCTGGGCGGCGCTAGACGGTTAGTCACATCCCTGATTAATGTCTagatgtttgaaaattaagaaagaacaCCTAGATCTGCTGAGGTGCCCGCCTAGACTGCCTAGGCACTCACCTAGCCAGCTCAAACCAGCCTAgattgcgactcacttagacagaaaatagataactttcattttacatttttttttaataaattgtaagagacttgttaaatacttaaatgagcacacattatatgcgtattcctcatgttttcattatgttctaatacttcataatatatatgtcattctattttatagtttatgatgaaattatatatattttaagtataaacagatacttatttacacgaaatataataaattacttaaatccgcctaatcCATCTAAGCGCCCGCCTAGACCATGCCTATCCGTTAGATCTCAGCTCACCgtccgactagcgcctaacattttttagaaccttactTATATATAGTATCATATGcaagtttttcttatttatgtcCAGTCTCATGAGTGCCCTATATTATGATTCTCATCATGCTCTTTTCGCTCTTTCTAGATCTCTTCTTGTAGATCGAGTAATAGTAAAAAATCATGTTAACGATTCATTAGATTCTCTGATTTTCCTCTTGTTGATGGAAAATTCTATTGCCTAATTAATGTTAAAATCAGATCTTATCTTTCTCTTCAAATATTACTACAAAGTTGAAAGTTGATGACATCCAAAAATCCATGTCATAACCAAGTATTCTTATTTTTGGGGTTGACACCAAAATCCACATGTCAGAAAATCAAATCATCTAgcgtttgtttgtttttgtttgatgggAGCTCTCTAgtgttttagttttgaattgaAGAAAGCATGCAAGTCAATGTGCATTTGTGTAAAGACGaagatcagagagagagagagagagagagagagagaggagctaGGGCGTAGTGGATCACGTGGTGGCCCTGGTCAGCAATCGGTTTatacagaaaaagaaagaagaaaaagtcgAAGATCATGCAAAGCTGCACATGGCCTCTCCTTTCACCACGGGGTACCTGGATCTTGTATACATGTATATGTCCTCTGAGTCTCTCTGTGGTTCCATGCCTCGCGGTTACATTTACTTGAAGTAAAAAGGCCAAAATCCAAAAGCCAAAGACCTATTATTATTATCGTTGTTTTCCTTAACGCATTTTTACTGTTTTTTCATGCATtgtaaaccctatttccctgcTTCTCTCTGAGATCTGAGAAAGAATTCTGAATCTATGATCACTTGGCTACATGGGCACGGTAAGATTTGTGCAGTATCAAATCCAAGTGTACTTTCTGACCTCTATTATGGACCCTAATACCCGGGCATTCTAGTGTCCTGAGCATTTCTGAACGTATTTAATAAGATTTTGAGATCAATGAGAAGCATAGTGCAAGAGTGGTGAATTGTGCATTGGGTTTGTAGGTCAAGTCGTAAAGAAAATTTATTAGGGTTTTATGCACTCGATGTTTTGTATTTAATCTTTACATTCTCAAATATGGCTCatgataaatttatatatagagTTATTTTATGCAACAGTTGAGTATTTTTTATAGATAATATATCGACAATAACAATTTTAAATTCGTTATGTGAAACATAGTAACGAATATTTAGTCCTTATCAAAAACATATCTGCATTTTAACCGAACTTAGAAACACTATAGATATAATGTACAAACTTTCGTGTAATTTATCACAAGTTTGAGTGAGTGTGAACAAGACTTGACCGATCAATGAAATAATACCAACGGCTGAAGTTCTTGTTTTGTCAACTTTTACAGCAATTGCTTGAATTTTTTATCCTCCTTTTGTCAGATTGATTCTTTTACCTGTTTGACAGTTTGACTGTTTACTTTCAGGTCCAGTAAACCCTGACCTTAAGCATATTATTAAGTCTTTATATGTACAAACCTAAATAATTCGCATTGAATCCTAAGTTGCATTACTCCTCTCTTTTCATTGTTTTCGTGGATAAAATAATAATGGTGGGATAAGAACGAGGTCTGCAGAGTCTTCCATGTGAAAGCATGAATAACATATTCAGGTATATCATGtgcttgaagaaaaaaaaaaaaaattaataatataagaaATAATTCAATCTTTTATAAATTTTTGCATGATTTGATTATTCATTGGATTAGACTTTGTTCTTGCATTCTCACATGTATATTctctaattttttataaatgatATTGAGTAATTCTTTGTTTCATCATCCTTTGACCAAGTTGCTCTGATAAATGTCTTCTTCCTCACGAAAAGTTAGCATTCGGACATATATATTCTACTGTTAGGATCCTCCGTTCGGTCttagattttgttttcatttttttcattcaagGGGCTGAGGTTTCATTATGCTAACTAATGTTCAAGGCTGCTTATGAGATTTTAAGTGCTCAGTGCGAAAAATAATAAGTGGGTTCTTAACAAAATTTCTtgctacaaaactaatttataTGTCTATAATTGTATTAATAAAAAATCTAGATGAATTATTATTACTTAAGCTATAGTTCAAATCAAACaataacatgaaaaaaaataaaaaaaatagaaaacttcattttaatttttaaaaaagacGAGTTTTAGATTATATGTCACATCTCGGTCCAGgctcccaccacatcccgagctcgactccactgtagcatgatattttccgctttgggtcccgatCACGCaatcacgattttgtttctaggaactcacacgagaacttctcaatggatcacccatcatgggattgctctcgcgcgaactcgctttaCTTCGGAGCTCCTACGGAacttgaagccagtgagctcccaaaaggcctcgtactaggtaaaGATAAGAatgtacatataaagcttacatgatcctcacccctggacgatgtgggatcttacaatccacccccttaggggcccgacgtcctcgtcggcacacttcctgccagagattggctctgataccaaattgtcacatcctggcctagacctccaccacatcctgggctcgactccaccgtagcactatattgtctgctttggatcccgaccacgccttcacggttttgtttctgggaactcacacgagaacttcccagtgggtcacccatcctgggattactctcacgcgaactcgcttaacttcggagttcctacggaactcgaaactagtaagctcccaaaaaatctcgtgctaggtagagatgaaaatatacatataaggcaaccgttggatcgtaat
This genomic stretch from Pyrus communis chromosome 2, drPyrComm1.1, whole genome shotgun sequence harbors:
- the LOC137725231 gene encoding protein CHROMATIN REMODELING 4-like, whose translation is MKEDSSSPSKMINRNWVLKRKRRKLPHGPDQSNGKEDTSVASESPGKTSSSDKRKLKNELISERFQSKKKGNDGYFYECVVCDLGGNLLCCDSCPRTYHLQCLNPPLKRIPNGKWQCPTCCQKRDQKSNLLEPRNFLTETISKRARTKLVTTKSKTGMKSSDREEVSQIFGNSIVAKKRSSSKGKAVLTHRVKSLEKNSQIDICSTKPTHSTVGGSADGISSCVNVDDEKRSSIVPEEDSTDRKSSSPAKEVASHSKVTLSEMNDGAPEASASPDVKPDPSCTDGSPHKTVVLAISATTDKAKKRKHKGNNPKSKKKPRTDEGKSVGISKQSGSKANTTKLRIDKAPRKHKSINHGVSAILSREEIGTKKSDVQSKDEELPEGAKDSSHNADKAGSHVVETTICRDSFNVQPLQVDRVLGCRVQGDNAQSSRHLCVTAAPDLCPADLQVSETQNRLSDGNSAFDNDMDVGAADNVVNGADGDESMKVENLTEVCENVVSGADGDESTKDDVRVDKLHVYRRSVNKEGKKANSMDLSRTGAKDSSPANIICKDQDESAVTADYSGKNPEKTATMENIEVSLKSHDNDEVPEIEMHAYPDTQDKKDVDTETGISSSPQTKIEEPSLAEPAGGSDGTVLYEFLVKWVGSSHIHNSWISESELKSLAKRKLENYKAKYGTAVINICEERWKQPQRVIGLRGVENGSGEAFIKWNGLPYDECTWERLDEPVIKNSQNLIDEFYQFERQTLENNASKDDSSKGKVSCQQSEIVTLTEQPKELKGILFPHQLEALNWLRKCWHKSKNVILADEMGLGKTVSACAFISSLYVEFKATLPCLVLVPLSTMRNWLAEFALWAPELNVVEYHGCAKARTIIRQHEWHASDPNSLIKKTSAYKFNVLLTTYEMVLADSSHLRGVPWEVLIVDEGHRLKNSGSKLFSLLNSLSFQHRVLLTGTPLQNNIGEMYNLLNFLQPASFPSLSAFEERFNDLTTAEKVDELKKLVAPHMLRRLKKDAMQNIPPKTERMVPVELSSIQAEYYRAMLTKNYQILRNIGKGVAQQSMLNIVMQLRKVCNHPYLIPGTEPDSGSAEFLHEMRIKASAKLTLLHSMLKILHKEGHRVLIFSQMTKLLDILEDYLAIEFGPKTYERVDGSVSVTERQSAIARFNQDQSRFVFLLSTRSCGLGINLATADTVIIYDSDFNPHADIQAMNRAHRIGQSKRLLVYRLVVRASVEERILQLAKKKLMLDQLFVNKSGSQKEVEDIIKWGTEELFNDSPSTDGKDTDENNSNKDEAVADVEHKHRKRTGGLGDVYTDKCTDSSNKIVWDESAISKLLDRSDLQSGSSDIAEGEMENDMLGSVKATEWNEEPAEEQGVESSPGASDDTGVPNTERTEDSVVTEENEWDRLLRLRWEKYQSEEEAALGRGKRLRKAVSYREAYAAHPTETLSEGADEEHEPEPEPEREYTPAGRALKDKFAKLRARQKERLAQRNAVEEPQPSEGPPESLPQGPTNTSKDGDQATELVQFFRERPSVIDLEDDKLDAPRAKTDSPSRLGRLLKHKNSHLDLSGNSLDYMSPDMFLPSHQVPGTSLLPSNNLLPVLGLCAPNASQIGSSNKKFSRSNGRQKGGRPEFPFSLAPRSGTLNETEVNGDDTKLSDAPAEVLHLKNKLNSIPNGGFPFRPYPPTFEGNSHNRPESSSASFSDFQEKMALPNLPFDAKLLPRFPLGAKSMLSPHLDFLPNLSLGSRLESAGGSLQELPTMSLFPNLQLPPDAPRYNQQDRDVPPSLGLGHMPTNFPSLPDNHRKVLENIMMRTGPGSSNLFKKKFKADIWTEDELDYLWIGVRRHGRGNWDAMLRDPRLKFSKFKTSEDLSARWEEEQLKILDGSAFAVSKSTKRAAKSSQFPSISDGMMARALRGSRLVTPPKFQSHLTDIKLGFTDLSSGFPHFESSDRLGLQNEQYPPIPSWFHDKFRTNFSGDSAAVASDRAGTSSSVPAEQPFVVTSFGTSCLGSFGGLNSSSSYDVQKNEDEQGGHRYGKLPCLLDRSLDALRDMNNNLARGEPSSSGLLPNLKRGILKGDDVAGSSSSKDTLPHWLREAVSAPAKPPVPDLPPTVSAIAQSVRLLYGEDKRTIPPFVIPGPPPSLPKDPRRSLKKKRKLKSHLFRRVQLDAGSSQDFQSRHFGDNASSSTPMAPSFPFLSQAMAATSGFSRIESDLSEPLRLNVVNPSSAAPHLNQHKKTTMGLSPSPEVLQLVASCVAPGSHLSAASGMTSSSVRDTKPSLPNSVDQVELLGSQTATAVVRTEAKQGSPVRTCDTQSADSSKTESDPSRTEQPDVEEISSEGTVSDHPMSDRES